From a region of the Thermoanaerobaculia bacterium genome:
- a CDS encoding ABC transporter ATP-binding protein: MPQPAALFEIRDLRKSYGARAVLAGLDFDVARGECLVILGRSGSGKSVTLRLLIGLDPPDGGSIRYDGRELVGLSESDLLPVRRRVAMLFQSGALFDSMNVFDNLAFPLREHRATDEPALARRVAELLDLVRLPGIEAKLPSDLSGGMKKRVALARALALEPETLLFDEPTTGLDPMTGASIARLIRETRERLKTTVIVVTHDLALAHSVADRIAFLDEGRFRFQGTLAEAAATTDPLLAAFLAGREEDADVYPPVVRP, encoded by the coding sequence ATGCCCCAGCCAGCCGCCCTGTTCGAGATTCGCGACCTGCGCAAGAGCTACGGCGCGCGCGCTGTTCTCGCCGGCCTCGACTTCGACGTCGCGCGCGGCGAGTGCCTGGTCATTCTCGGCCGCTCCGGTTCGGGCAAGAGCGTGACGCTGCGGCTGCTCATCGGTCTCGACCCGCCGGACGGGGGATCGATCCGGTACGACGGCCGCGAGCTCGTGGGCCTCTCGGAGAGCGACCTCCTGCCGGTCCGCCGGCGGGTCGCGATGCTCTTCCAGAGCGGCGCCCTGTTCGACTCGATGAACGTCTTCGACAACCTCGCCTTCCCACTGCGCGAGCATCGCGCGACCGACGAGCCGGCTCTGGCGCGGCGCGTCGCCGAGCTCCTCGACCTCGTCCGCCTGCCGGGGATCGAAGCGAAACTTCCCTCCGATCTCTCGGGCGGCATGAAGAAGCGGGTCGCTCTCGCTCGCGCCCTGGCGCTCGAGCCCGAGACGCTGCTCTTCGACGAGCCGACGACCGGGCTAGACCCCATGACCGGAGCCTCGATCGCACGCCTCATCCGCGAGACCCGAGAACGCCTGAAGACGACCGTGATCGTCGTGACGCACGACCTCGCTCTCGCGCACAGTGTCGCCGACCGGATCGCCTTTCTCGACGAGGGCCGCTTCCGGTTCCAGGGCACTCTCGCCGAAGCGGCCGCCACCACCGACCCCTTGCTGGCCGCCTTCCTGGCCGGCAGAGAGGAAGACGCCGATGTCTACCCACCCGTCGTCCGCCCGTAA